A genomic window from Solanum dulcamara chromosome 11, daSolDulc1.2, whole genome shotgun sequence includes:
- the LOC129874107 gene encoding uncharacterized protein LOC129874107, with protein sequence MVFQKEHLDLFLVPSGLLILFAYHIFLLQRYIKNPHTTVFGFENNDKIAWIQKIMQTENRDVMTALDVLSSNNSGATFLATVCLTLSSLIGAWMANTSTIFRSELIYGDTRAATLSIKYISLVVCFLVAFSCFVQSSRCFIHANYLISIPNSEVPTSYVELAVIRGGDFWSIGLRALYFAITLLLWFFGPIPMFVTSIGMVFLLNYLDTNKTPLVQHHSSSKLRGNYVSCQVN encoded by the exons ATGGTATTCCAAAAAGAACACCTTGATCTTTTCTTGGTGCCTAGTGGATTGCTCATCCTGTTTGCTTACCATATCTTTCTTCTCCAAAGATACATCAAGAATCCTCATACCACTGTCTTTGGATTTGAGAACAATGATAAAATAGCTTGGATTCAAAAAATCATGCAG ACCGAAAACCGggatgttatgacagccttagATGTTCTATCATCAAATAATTCAGGAGCAACATTCTTGGCAACTGTGTGTTTAACTCTGAGCTCTCTAATTGGAGCATGGATGGCAAATACTTCAACTATTTTTAGGAGTGAATTGATATATGGTGACACAAGGGCAGCAACTTTGTCCATTAAGTACATAAGCCTTGTTGTATGTTTCTTGGTTGCATTTTCATGTTTTGTTCAATCATCAAGATGTTTCATCCATGCAAATTACCTAATTAGTATACCAAATAGTGAAGTTCCTACAAGCTATGTGGAGTTGGCTGTGATTAGGGGAGGTGATTTTTGGTCTATTGGGCTTAGAGCTCTTTATTTTGCTATCACTTTGTTGCTATGGTTTTTTGGTCCAATTCCAATGTTTGTTACTTCAATTGGGATGGTTTTTCTTCTTAATTATCTTGACACCAACAAGACCCCATTGGTGCAACATCATTCTTCCAGCAAGCTTAGAGGAAATTATGTTAGTTGTCAGGTGAATTag